A window of Onychostoma macrolepis isolate SWU-2019 chromosome 01, ASM1243209v1, whole genome shotgun sequence contains these coding sequences:
- the tma16 gene encoding translation machinery-associated protein 16 has translation MPKAAKGKGQVEKKAIHPYSRKAAYLASAAIKQQRKEKLKGEKAQRLNLIGEKLLWFQSQLDPDKSEFTKHDACEIIERYLHRFNGELEQIELANSIKGRQGRQHGSREAVIKQTIERERAQYESIGFEIPDIINCKHLKIFREWTGDLKKLPNIKMRKVSAKGSDSAPSAVSQDKHMGEENKEDSSLNSDTDL, from the exons ATG CCGAAGGCAGCCAAAGGGAAGGGACAGGTGGAGAAGAAGGCTATTCACCCATACAGCAGGAAAGCCGCATATTTAGCGAGTGCTGCCATCAAACAACAGAGGAAAGAAAA GTTAAAAGGTGAAAAGGCCCAGCGTCTAAATTTGATTG GTGAAAAACTTTTGTGGTTCCAAAGCCAGCTGGACCCTGACAAATCAGAATTCACTAAACATGATGCTTGTGAAATAATTGAGAG GTACCTTCACCGGTTTAACGGCGAGCTGGAGCAAATTGAGTTGGCGAACAGTATCAAAGGACGACAGGGTCGTCAGCATGGCTCTAGAGAGGCTgtcatcaaacaaacaatagagcGAGAGAGAGCTCAGTATGAAAGCATCGGCTTTG AAATCCCTGATATCATCAATTGTAAGCATCTGAAAATATTTAG AGAGTGGACCGGTGACCTCAAGAAACTCCCCAACATTAAAATGAGAAAGGTTTCAGCCAAAGGCTCTGACAGCGCACCGTCTGCAGTTTCACAAGATAAACACATGGGAGAGGAGAATAAGGAAGACTCGTCTCTGAATTCTGACACAGACCTATAG
- the marchf1 gene encoding LOW QUALITY PROTEIN: E3 ubiquitin-protein ligase MARCHF1 (The sequence of the model RefSeq protein was modified relative to this genomic sequence to represent the inferred CDS: inserted 1 base in 1 codon): MPVHQISVVPITKETANSSSRNRDKSKENEGEKARGRSGSRSSNISKASSSTPGAVLNSVSQTSVTPSSQDICSSSGHAKLEVDGSDHTPVMPINPASDSTTTAKRQVKRRXRRRRESTGTVGCATECVDQPRHSRLHKQTHTHSDSSSEDEQRWREARSWSRQKARRRRSSSRHTQAHPREEQDATKLMSVNSDEGQKENQPPLCKGPNTRAHKKLSKREGRGGQSQAANHRKGNERGSNRSGSEEEEPITKTYEERGSGDPDMSVPSPCKCTISTNQNGATQQACTDDELEVCRICHCEGDEECPLITPCHCTGSLRFVHQGCLHQWIKSSDTRCCELCKYDFIMETHLKPLRKWEKLQMSTSERRKIFCSVTFHLAAVVCVIWSLYVLIDRTAEEMRQGKNNALVRLSPLNAVGVLDWPFWTKLIVVAVGFTGGLIFMYIQCKVYLQLWRRLKAFNRIIFVQNCPDTVRNGENRPPPVTQSNGTHGTAEAPAPQTQTNTGGAEMTPV, translated from the exons ATGCCTGTGCATCAGATATCCGTTGTGCCCATCACCAAGGAGACTGCCAATAGTTCCAGCCGGAATAGAGACAAGAGTAAAGAGAATGAG GGTGAGAAGGCACGTGGGCGATCAGGAAGTCGTTCCAGCAATATATCTAAG GCGAGCAGTTCCACCCCAGGAGCCGTGCTGAACAGTGTCTCTCAAACATCAGTTACACCGTCCTCACAGGACATATGCAG CTCTAGTGGTCACGCTAAACTTGAAGTAGATGGCTCAGATCATACACCCGTCATGCCCATAAACCCCGCCTCCGACTCCACCACCACCGCAAAGCGGCAGGTCAAACGCC GTCGCCGGCGACGGGAGAGCACCGGGACCGTTGGGTGTGCAACAGAGTGTGTGGACCAACCGAGACATTCACGGTTGCataagcaaacacacacacactctgactCCTCCTCAGAGGACGAGCAGCGCTGGAGAGAAGCTCGCTCCTGGAGCCGCCAGAAAGCGCGACGGAGACGCAGCAGCAGCCGACACACGCAAGCGCATCCCCGTGAGGAACAAGACGCCACTAAGCTCATGTCTGTCAACTCAGACGAGGGACAGAAAGAGAACCAGCCACCACTGTGCAAGGGCCCCAACACCAGGGCCCATAAAAAGTTGTCAAAACGGGAGGGGCGTGGAGGCCAAAGCCAGGCAGCCAATCACAGAAAAGGGAATGAGCGTGGTAGTAATAGGAGTGGAAGTGAGGAGGAAGAGCCTATTACAAAGACGTATGAAGAGAGAGGTTCAGGAGACCCAGATATGTCTGTCCCGTCCCCTTGTAAATGCACTATTTCCACCAATCAAAATGGTGCTACGCAACAAGCATGCACTGATGATGAACTAGAGGTGTGCAG GATCTGTCACTGTGAAGGTGACGAGGAGTGTCCGCTCATCACCCCTTGCCACTGTACAGGAAGTTTGCGTTTTGTGCACCAGGGCTGCCTGCACCAGTGGATCAAGAGCTCCGACACACGCTGCTGTGAGCTGTGCAAATATGACTTCATCATGGAGACACACCTTAAGCCTTTGCGCAag tggGAAAAGCTACAGATGTCTACAAGCGAGCGGCGGAAGATCTTCTGTTCTGTGACTTTTCACCTGGCTGCTGTGGTTTGTGTCATCTGGTCACTCTACGTTCTGATTGACCGCACAGCTGAAGAGATGCGCCAAGGCAAGAACAATG CGTTGGTGCGTTTGTCCCCTCTCAATGCCGTAGGGGTGCTGGATTGGCCATTCTGGACCAAGCTCATCGTGGTGGCGGTTGGCTTTACTGGAGGACTCATCTTCATGTACATTCAATGCAAAGTCTACCTGCAGCTCTGGAGGAGGCTGAAGGCTTTCAACAGGATCATCTTTGTACAGAACTGCCCCGACACTGTCCGCAATGGAGAGAACAGGCCGCCCCCGGTCACTCAGAGCAACGGCACGCACGGGACAGCGGAGGCTCCCGCTCCTcagacacaaacaaacacaggagGAGCGGAAATGACCCCTGTTTGA